The Bicyclus anynana chromosome 4, ilBicAnyn1.1, whole genome shotgun sequence genome window below encodes:
- the LOC112058625 gene encoding titin homolog isoform X2 translates to MDSHSRSASPREPARPLHRPPSPPSSPQSGFDNRAYQHDESDPNHNDSFTSNGPQQNHQNGHSKEPNGDTKTLEAVNLELINLTPKNGSKKKDVEVDMNATNPYDEYFVPVNEHRKYMRGEKLYVTADKRGEKGGCKRPLCWTLLALVVVAIVALIVLAATGILFTNSPTPLEQYNASVSSARAFGGITSDHSHDHDHDHDHSHHHHDHSGHDHHHEQEQSTPPQDGTGAQNDEAKLPMTSEEKSDASMYVPRTLEGTLKIDNEIFTADLEDTESEKYIDFTTNFSDALKHALFDRNTINGDNEIIVEVIQIRNGSLIVTYRIHWIPKYNAEPAEDLMTVDTLKTNLNNYLNENNRMISVYHVADEELPTTQVLDLCKINNYDCEHKCEFDDSILDFTCVCPHGQIVDIGAPKRCMPLRENSKPINPEITSEKESNILNSNSNESTMKTSSEEKAKTETTRSGNEESMFDWTEPRHFTPETTTETEPDLNFSHIFGPETPKPEPEPSAEPEVIPIPEPTATPKSNYESDTITGPEPEPTAEPQAEPAPEPTSEPKPEPEAEPEPTAEPKPEPEPEPTAEPKPEPEPAPEPTAQSNSESEPAPEPTAEPIPELVPAPEPTAEPKPEPEPTAEPNPEPEPTTVSNTESQPKEIPIEPSRSIELQLDDKTTNEQGSSKESKDVTTANPDTVTMMSPKETLVLGYEQETKQDEPKEPNTTIKPTYDQPTFDLESIIALQTTAEPEPNQSYLEIKPLPKNDNDDKEIESMVTTTTKTSVSELHMISEPSYEPKPEIISIMTENGQRMNFTSIDPTNYTTIENDWLEADDDKNVETTQNGQMGSEMVNEGNSDNVNKTEQRSSKKFEDFAFETTTDNFNGNSNEDITFDLLKKNNEKPYVLTTIEPTIQKTEDLSDKATSKINNIETTTFINIFTNKMNGQNESEVKEIPLESSKEIADLNKADFMSDQTVTTLSNESSMNKQFEQIEQGENIAGTNNTTNGLSNVVPTMKDMPDESTNVNHDITDDMVYNRPPEIVKKEENENKEVTESKEVEESNETTPDSDWLTETVTEVNYEDVMNTSDKHETTAAPAAKEDEIMDHVVSKDDIEPDYANMESKNSKMSDKEEPLFGMSDDYYNEDPRVKRINIDKENSKTSTQENITEPDGQPELFMENNATFNNALETTTIGQYIYKVLAQSTSETTVDNPVISSQPPVAAPVWEDHDVNEDLSIQQNMSNHQIDNMNIASTVVPLTTIFTNVNKFSEDSTGMSELVTHNATQVNNLNVTIYEISGHSGNQSFVSSKPTNSPSTEFVDHETEMNPFLPEVENNKSLVKKLQEGHDLEPTNLNETQNENVEEHNLPSSTDIVTVDSKQTAESNETNISNTTLTFTPETKPEATTTEIIDDDFLFNQLYTNSHEDKPEFTTEINNVVTSSNSYSDKSATDTNENKEVLPISTFLLDTDDLDTTKKPSILAENDLSPSTNDQLTSYPIKANDSEFLSVVPIEQEKYPLKENYNSENNQELNIISDSPKKSDRRTIDANNLDSDINNVA, encoded by the exons ATGGATAGCCACAGTAGATCGGCGTCCCCCAGGGAGCCAGCGCGGCCGCTGCATCGCCCGCCCTCCCCGCCCTCCTCCCCCCAGTCAGGCTTCGACAACAGAGCGTACCAGCACGACGAGTCAGACCCCAACCACAACGACAGCTTCACTTCCAATGGTCCACAACAAAACCATCAAAACGGGCACAGTAAAGAACCTAATGGTGACACCAAAACATTAGAAGCAGTCAACTTAGAACTGATTAATTTGACTCCTAAAAACGGGTCCAAGAAAAAGGATGTGGAGGTTGACATGAATGCTACAAACCCGTACGACGAATACTTCGTACCTGTCAACGAGCATCGGAAGTACATGAG AGGAGAGAAGCTATACGTGACTGCGGACAAGCGCGGTGAGAAAGGCGGCTGCAAGCGGCCTCTTTGCTGGACGCTGCTGGCTCTAGTCGTCGTAGCGATCGTCGCGCTCATCGTATTGGCAGCCA CTGGAATTCTCTTCACAAATTCACCGACTCCCCTCGAACAATACAACGCATCAGTAAGTTCGGCGCGCGCTTTCGGCGGCATCACGAGCGATCACAGTCACGATCACGACCACGACCATGACCACAGCCATCATCACCACGACCACAGCGGCCACGATCATCACCACGAACAAGAACAGAGTACTCCGCCACAAGACGGCACAGGAGCTCAAAATGACGAAGCTAAATTACCCATGACCTCCGAAGAAAAGAGCGATGCGTCTATGTACG TACCAAGAACATTGGAGGGAACCTTGAAGATAGACAACGAAATTTTTACAGCAGATCTTGAAGACACAGAAAGCGAAAAGTACATAGATTTCACGACAAATTTTAGCGATGCACTGAAACATGCGCTATTCGATAGGAACACCATAAATGGAGACAATGAAATTATTGTCGAAGTTATTCAGATAAG aAATGGCTCGTTGATTGTAACGTATAGAATTCACTGGATCCCCAAGTATAACGCAGAACCGGCGGAAGATCTTATGACAGTGGACACATTAAAAACAAACCTCAATAATTACCTCAATGAGAACAATAGAATGATTAGCGTGTACCACGTTGCCGATGAAGAGTTGCCTACAACACAAGTACttgatttatgtaaaataaataattacgatTGTGAACACAAATGTGAATTTGATGATTCTATACTTGATTTTACATGTGTTTGTCCACATGGACAAATAGTAGACATTGGAGCACCGAAAAGGTGTATGCCTCTGCGGGAAAACTCAAAACCAATTAATCCCGAGATTACGTCAGAAAAGGAATCGAATATTCTAAACAGTAACTCTAATGAAAGCACAATGAAAACTAGTTCTGAAGAAAAAGCTAAAACTGAAACAACTCGCTCAGGTAATGAGGAAAGTATGTTTGACTGGACGGAACCACGGCACTTTACACCAGAAACAACAACTGAAACGGAACCTGACTTGAACTTTTCCCATATTTTTGGTCCAGAAACGCCAAAACCGGAACCTGAACCAAGTGCTGAACCCGAAGTCATCCCCATTCCCGAACCTACAGCGACTCCAAAATCTAACTACGAATCAGATACTATAACCGGACCTGAACCAGAACCCACAGCCGAACCACAAGCAGAGCCGGCACCCGAACCAACTTCTGAGCCAAAGCCAGAACCAGAAGCAGAGCCTGAACCTACAGCTGAACCAAAACCAGAACCAGAACCTGAACCTACAGCTGAACCAAAACCAGAACCAGAGCCAGCGCCCGAACCCACAGCACAATCAAACTCTGAGTCAGAGCCAGCGCCTGAACCTACAGCAGAACCAATCCCTGAATTAGTGCCTGCGCCAGAACCCACAGCTGAACCAAAACCTGAGCCAGAACCAACAGCAGAACCTAATCCAGAACCTGAACCAACCACAGTTTCAAATACAGAATCTCAACCTAAGGAAATACCAATAGAACCATCTAGATCCATAGAATTACAATTAGACGACAAAACTACAAACGAGCAAGGATCAAGCAAGGAATCCAAAGACGTTACAACTGCTAATCCGGACACCGTAACGATGATGTCACCAAAAGAAACGCTAGTTTTAGGTTATGAACAAGAAACAAAACAAGATGAACCAAAGGAACCAAACACTACTATCAAACCAACGTATGATCAGCCTACCTTTGATTTAGAGAGTATAATCGCTCTTCAAACAACTGCAGAGCCAGAACCAAATCAAAGTTATTTAGAAATCAAACCATTACCAAAAAATGATAACGATGATAAAGAAATAGAAAGCATGGTGACGACAACAACGAAAACTTCTGTATCTGAGCTACATATGATAAGCGAACCTTCTTATGAACCTAAGCCCGAAATCATATCAATTATGACGGAAAATGGACAGCGAATGAATTTTACAAGTATTGATCCTACGAATTACACTACAATTGAAAACGATTGGCTTGAAGCAGACGACGACAAAAACGTAGAGACAACACAAAATGGTCAAATGGGCTCAGAAATGGTCAACGAAGGCAATAGTGACAATGTTAATAAGACTGAACAAAGATCTTCAAAGAAATTTGAAGATTTTGCTTTTGAAACGACAACTGATAATTTCAATGGAAACAGTAATGAAGATATTACATTCGaccttttaaagaaaaataatgaaaaaccatATGTTCTCACTACAATAGAACCAACAATACAAAAGACAGAAGATTTATCAGACAAAGCtacgtcaaaaataaataatatcgaaACAACGACATTTATTAATATCTTTACAAACAAGATGAATGGTCAAAACGAATCGGAAGTTAAAGAAATTCCCTTAGAGAGTAGTAAAGAAATTGCAGATCTTAATAAAGCAGATTTTATGTCCGATCAAACTGTAACTACATTAAGTAATGAGAGTTCAATGAACAAACAATTCGAGCAAATCGAACAAGGTGAAAATATAGCAGGTACAAATAACACAACTAACGGCCTATCAAATGTTGTTCCTACGATGAAAGACATGCCAGACGAAAGTACTAATGTAAATCATGACATCACGGATGATATGGTTTACAACAGACCACCTGAAATAGTTAAAAAGgaagaaaatgaaaacaaagaAGTAACAGAATCAAAAGAAGTAGAAGAATCGAATGAAACTACACCTGATTCAGATTGGTTAACAGAAACTGTAACAGAAGTTAATTATGAAGACGTTATGAATACAAGTGACAAACATGAAACTACTGCAGCGCCTGCAGCCAAAGAAGACGAAATTATGGATCATGTGGTGAGTAAAGACGATATTGAACCAGACTATGCAAATATGGAATCTAAAAATAGCAAAATGTCAGACAAAGAGGAACCTTTATTCGGTATGTCAGACGATTATTATAATGAAGACCCTAGAGTAAAAAGAATTAACATAGATAAAGAAAACTCTAAAACTAGCACACAAGAAAATATAACTGAACCGGATGGTCAACCTGAACTATTTATGGAAAACAATGCAACCTTTAATAACGCACTGGAAACTACAACCATAGGTCAATATATATACAAAGTATTGGCACAGAGTACAAGTGAAACAACTGTTGATAACCCTGTCATTTCGTCACAACCACCTGTAGCAGCTCCTGTTTGGGAAGACCATGATGTAAACGAAGACCTTTCAATACAACAAAATATGAGTAACCACCAGATTGATAATATGAACATTGCTTCTACGGTAGTTCCCCTAACAACTATTTTCACtaatgttaataaattttcCGAAGATTCAACAGGAATGAGCGAATTAGTGACACATAACGCAACACAGGTTAACAATCTAAATGTAACCATTTATGAAATATCAGGCCACAGTGGAAATCAATCATTTGTTTCTTCAAAACCTACCAATTCTCCATCTACTGAGTTCGTAGATCATGAAACCGAAATGAATCCATTTTTACCAGAAGTGGAAAACAACAAAAGTCTTGTAAAAAAGCTACAGGAAGGCCATGACCTCGAGCCCACAAACTTAAATGAAACTCAAAATGAAAACGTAGAAGAACATAACTTACCTAGTAGtacagatattgttacagtCGACTCTAAACAAACAGCAGAAAGTAATGAAACGAATATATCAAATACAACGTTAACATTTACTCCTGAAACAAAACCAGAGGCTACAACTACAGAGATCATAGATGACGATTTTCTATTTAATCAGCTTTATACTAACTCCCACGAAGATAAACCTGAATTTAcaactgaaataaataatgtagtaaCCTCTTCAAATTCTTATAGTGACAAATCAGCCACGGACACAAATGAGAATAAGGAAGTACTACCTATTTctacatttttattagatacCGATGATTTAGATACAACGAAAAAACCAAGTATATTAGCGGAAAATGATTTAAGTCCCTCTACCAATGATCAGTTGACATCTTATCCTATAAAAGCTAATGATAGTGAATTTTTAAGTGTAGTTCCAATTGAACAGGAAAAGTATCCActgaaagaaaattataatagtGAAAATAATCaagaattaaatattattagtgaTTCACCAAAAAAGAGTGACAGAAGGACAATCGATGCAAACAACTTGGATTCTGATATAAACAATGTAGCGTAA
- the LOC112058625 gene encoding titin homolog isoform X1, protein MPGGGNLVRSVRYRKKHQTPISMHARYYYTRSLVVGPAVRRRQNTSRSRCQSAPKVMDSHSRSASPREPARPLHRPPSPPSSPQSGFDNRAYQHDESDPNHNDSFTSNGPQQNHQNGHSKEPNGDTKTLEAVNLELINLTPKNGSKKKDVEVDMNATNPYDEYFVPVNEHRKYMRGEKLYVTADKRGEKGGCKRPLCWTLLALVVVAIVALIVLAATGILFTNSPTPLEQYNASVSSARAFGGITSDHSHDHDHDHDHSHHHHDHSGHDHHHEQEQSTPPQDGTGAQNDEAKLPMTSEEKSDASMYVPRTLEGTLKIDNEIFTADLEDTESEKYIDFTTNFSDALKHALFDRNTINGDNEIIVEVIQIRNGSLIVTYRIHWIPKYNAEPAEDLMTVDTLKTNLNNYLNENNRMISVYHVADEELPTTQVLDLCKINNYDCEHKCEFDDSILDFTCVCPHGQIVDIGAPKRCMPLRENSKPINPEITSEKESNILNSNSNESTMKTSSEEKAKTETTRSGNEESMFDWTEPRHFTPETTTETEPDLNFSHIFGPETPKPEPEPSAEPEVIPIPEPTATPKSNYESDTITGPEPEPTAEPQAEPAPEPTSEPKPEPEAEPEPTAEPKPEPEPEPTAEPKPEPEPAPEPTAQSNSESEPAPEPTAEPIPELVPAPEPTAEPKPEPEPTAEPNPEPEPTTVSNTESQPKEIPIEPSRSIELQLDDKTTNEQGSSKESKDVTTANPDTVTMMSPKETLVLGYEQETKQDEPKEPNTTIKPTYDQPTFDLESIIALQTTAEPEPNQSYLEIKPLPKNDNDDKEIESMVTTTTKTSVSELHMISEPSYEPKPEIISIMTENGQRMNFTSIDPTNYTTIENDWLEADDDKNVETTQNGQMGSEMVNEGNSDNVNKTEQRSSKKFEDFAFETTTDNFNGNSNEDITFDLLKKNNEKPYVLTTIEPTIQKTEDLSDKATSKINNIETTTFINIFTNKMNGQNESEVKEIPLESSKEIADLNKADFMSDQTVTTLSNESSMNKQFEQIEQGENIAGTNNTTNGLSNVVPTMKDMPDESTNVNHDITDDMVYNRPPEIVKKEENENKEVTESKEVEESNETTPDSDWLTETVTEVNYEDVMNTSDKHETTAAPAAKEDEIMDHVVSKDDIEPDYANMESKNSKMSDKEEPLFGMSDDYYNEDPRVKRINIDKENSKTSTQENITEPDGQPELFMENNATFNNALETTTIGQYIYKVLAQSTSETTVDNPVISSQPPVAAPVWEDHDVNEDLSIQQNMSNHQIDNMNIASTVVPLTTIFTNVNKFSEDSTGMSELVTHNATQVNNLNVTIYEISGHSGNQSFVSSKPTNSPSTEFVDHETEMNPFLPEVENNKSLVKKLQEGHDLEPTNLNETQNENVEEHNLPSSTDIVTVDSKQTAESNETNISNTTLTFTPETKPEATTTEIIDDDFLFNQLYTNSHEDKPEFTTEINNVVTSSNSYSDKSATDTNENKEVLPISTFLLDTDDLDTTKKPSILAENDLSPSTNDQLTSYPIKANDSEFLSVVPIEQEKYPLKENYNSENNQELNIISDSPKKSDRRTIDANNLDSDINNVA, encoded by the exons ATGCCAGGTGGCGGGAACTTGGTTCGTAGCGTGCGGTATAGGAAGAAGCACCAGACACCAATTTCTATGCATGCGCGATACTACTACACTAGGTCCTTGGTAGTAGGTCCAGCGGTTCGGCGACGGCAAAACACGTCAAGGTCAAG ATGTCAGTCCGCCCCGAAAGTAATGGATAGCCACAGTAGATCGGCGTCCCCCAGGGAGCCAGCGCGGCCGCTGCATCGCCCGCCCTCCCCGCCCTCCTCCCCCCAGTCAGGCTTCGACAACAGAGCGTACCAGCACGACGAGTCAGACCCCAACCACAACGACAGCTTCACTTCCAATGGTCCACAACAAAACCATCAAAACGGGCACAGTAAAGAACCTAATGGTGACACCAAAACATTAGAAGCAGTCAACTTAGAACTGATTAATTTGACTCCTAAAAACGGGTCCAAGAAAAAGGATGTGGAGGTTGACATGAATGCTACAAACCCGTACGACGAATACTTCGTACCTGTCAACGAGCATCGGAAGTACATGAG AGGAGAGAAGCTATACGTGACTGCGGACAAGCGCGGTGAGAAAGGCGGCTGCAAGCGGCCTCTTTGCTGGACGCTGCTGGCTCTAGTCGTCGTAGCGATCGTCGCGCTCATCGTATTGGCAGCCA CTGGAATTCTCTTCACAAATTCACCGACTCCCCTCGAACAATACAACGCATCAGTAAGTTCGGCGCGCGCTTTCGGCGGCATCACGAGCGATCACAGTCACGATCACGACCACGACCATGACCACAGCCATCATCACCACGACCACAGCGGCCACGATCATCACCACGAACAAGAACAGAGTACTCCGCCACAAGACGGCACAGGAGCTCAAAATGACGAAGCTAAATTACCCATGACCTCCGAAGAAAAGAGCGATGCGTCTATGTACG TACCAAGAACATTGGAGGGAACCTTGAAGATAGACAACGAAATTTTTACAGCAGATCTTGAAGACACAGAAAGCGAAAAGTACATAGATTTCACGACAAATTTTAGCGATGCACTGAAACATGCGCTATTCGATAGGAACACCATAAATGGAGACAATGAAATTATTGTCGAAGTTATTCAGATAAG aAATGGCTCGTTGATTGTAACGTATAGAATTCACTGGATCCCCAAGTATAACGCAGAACCGGCGGAAGATCTTATGACAGTGGACACATTAAAAACAAACCTCAATAATTACCTCAATGAGAACAATAGAATGATTAGCGTGTACCACGTTGCCGATGAAGAGTTGCCTACAACACAAGTACttgatttatgtaaaataaataattacgatTGTGAACACAAATGTGAATTTGATGATTCTATACTTGATTTTACATGTGTTTGTCCACATGGACAAATAGTAGACATTGGAGCACCGAAAAGGTGTATGCCTCTGCGGGAAAACTCAAAACCAATTAATCCCGAGATTACGTCAGAAAAGGAATCGAATATTCTAAACAGTAACTCTAATGAAAGCACAATGAAAACTAGTTCTGAAGAAAAAGCTAAAACTGAAACAACTCGCTCAGGTAATGAGGAAAGTATGTTTGACTGGACGGAACCACGGCACTTTACACCAGAAACAACAACTGAAACGGAACCTGACTTGAACTTTTCCCATATTTTTGGTCCAGAAACGCCAAAACCGGAACCTGAACCAAGTGCTGAACCCGAAGTCATCCCCATTCCCGAACCTACAGCGACTCCAAAATCTAACTACGAATCAGATACTATAACCGGACCTGAACCAGAACCCACAGCCGAACCACAAGCAGAGCCGGCACCCGAACCAACTTCTGAGCCAAAGCCAGAACCAGAAGCAGAGCCTGAACCTACAGCTGAACCAAAACCAGAACCAGAACCTGAACCTACAGCTGAACCAAAACCAGAACCAGAGCCAGCGCCCGAACCCACAGCACAATCAAACTCTGAGTCAGAGCCAGCGCCTGAACCTACAGCAGAACCAATCCCTGAATTAGTGCCTGCGCCAGAACCCACAGCTGAACCAAAACCTGAGCCAGAACCAACAGCAGAACCTAATCCAGAACCTGAACCAACCACAGTTTCAAATACAGAATCTCAACCTAAGGAAATACCAATAGAACCATCTAGATCCATAGAATTACAATTAGACGACAAAACTACAAACGAGCAAGGATCAAGCAAGGAATCCAAAGACGTTACAACTGCTAATCCGGACACCGTAACGATGATGTCACCAAAAGAAACGCTAGTTTTAGGTTATGAACAAGAAACAAAACAAGATGAACCAAAGGAACCAAACACTACTATCAAACCAACGTATGATCAGCCTACCTTTGATTTAGAGAGTATAATCGCTCTTCAAACAACTGCAGAGCCAGAACCAAATCAAAGTTATTTAGAAATCAAACCATTACCAAAAAATGATAACGATGATAAAGAAATAGAAAGCATGGTGACGACAACAACGAAAACTTCTGTATCTGAGCTACATATGATAAGCGAACCTTCTTATGAACCTAAGCCCGAAATCATATCAATTATGACGGAAAATGGACAGCGAATGAATTTTACAAGTATTGATCCTACGAATTACACTACAATTGAAAACGATTGGCTTGAAGCAGACGACGACAAAAACGTAGAGACAACACAAAATGGTCAAATGGGCTCAGAAATGGTCAACGAAGGCAATAGTGACAATGTTAATAAGACTGAACAAAGATCTTCAAAGAAATTTGAAGATTTTGCTTTTGAAACGACAACTGATAATTTCAATGGAAACAGTAATGAAGATATTACATTCGaccttttaaagaaaaataatgaaaaaccatATGTTCTCACTACAATAGAACCAACAATACAAAAGACAGAAGATTTATCAGACAAAGCtacgtcaaaaataaataatatcgaaACAACGACATTTATTAATATCTTTACAAACAAGATGAATGGTCAAAACGAATCGGAAGTTAAAGAAATTCCCTTAGAGAGTAGTAAAGAAATTGCAGATCTTAATAAAGCAGATTTTATGTCCGATCAAACTGTAACTACATTAAGTAATGAGAGTTCAATGAACAAACAATTCGAGCAAATCGAACAAGGTGAAAATATAGCAGGTACAAATAACACAACTAACGGCCTATCAAATGTTGTTCCTACGATGAAAGACATGCCAGACGAAAGTACTAATGTAAATCATGACATCACGGATGATATGGTTTACAACAGACCACCTGAAATAGTTAAAAAGgaagaaaatgaaaacaaagaAGTAACAGAATCAAAAGAAGTAGAAGAATCGAATGAAACTACACCTGATTCAGATTGGTTAACAGAAACTGTAACAGAAGTTAATTATGAAGACGTTATGAATACAAGTGACAAACATGAAACTACTGCAGCGCCTGCAGCCAAAGAAGACGAAATTATGGATCATGTGGTGAGTAAAGACGATATTGAACCAGACTATGCAAATATGGAATCTAAAAATAGCAAAATGTCAGACAAAGAGGAACCTTTATTCGGTATGTCAGACGATTATTATAATGAAGACCCTAGAGTAAAAAGAATTAACATAGATAAAGAAAACTCTAAAACTAGCACACAAGAAAATATAACTGAACCGGATGGTCAACCTGAACTATTTATGGAAAACAATGCAACCTTTAATAACGCACTGGAAACTACAACCATAGGTCAATATATATACAAAGTATTGGCACAGAGTACAAGTGAAACAACTGTTGATAACCCTGTCATTTCGTCACAACCACCTGTAGCAGCTCCTGTTTGGGAAGACCATGATGTAAACGAAGACCTTTCAATACAACAAAATATGAGTAACCACCAGATTGATAATATGAACATTGCTTCTACGGTAGTTCCCCTAACAACTATTTTCACtaatgttaataaattttcCGAAGATTCAACAGGAATGAGCGAATTAGTGACACATAACGCAACACAGGTTAACAATCTAAATGTAACCATTTATGAAATATCAGGCCACAGTGGAAATCAATCATTTGTTTCTTCAAAACCTACCAATTCTCCATCTACTGAGTTCGTAGATCATGAAACCGAAATGAATCCATTTTTACCAGAAGTGGAAAACAACAAAAGTCTTGTAAAAAAGCTACAGGAAGGCCATGACCTCGAGCCCACAAACTTAAATGAAACTCAAAATGAAAACGTAGAAGAACATAACTTACCTAGTAGtacagatattgttacagtCGACTCTAAACAAACAGCAGAAAGTAATGAAACGAATATATCAAATACAACGTTAACATTTACTCCTGAAACAAAACCAGAGGCTACAACTACAGAGATCATAGATGACGATTTTCTATTTAATCAGCTTTATACTAACTCCCACGAAGATAAACCTGAATTTAcaactgaaataaataatgtagtaaCCTCTTCAAATTCTTATAGTGACAAATCAGCCACGGACACAAATGAGAATAAGGAAGTACTACCTATTTctacatttttattagatacCGATGATTTAGATACAACGAAAAAACCAAGTATATTAGCGGAAAATGATTTAAGTCCCTCTACCAATGATCAGTTGACATCTTATCCTATAAAAGCTAATGATAGTGAATTTTTAAGTGTAGTTCCAATTGAACAGGAAAAGTATCCActgaaagaaaattataatagtGAAAATAATCaagaattaaatattattagtgaTTCACCAAAAAAGAGTGACAGAAGGACAATCGATGCAAACAACTTGGATTCTGATATAAACAATGTAGCGTAA